A region of the Polaribacter sp. L3A8 genome:
ATTTTTTTCAAAGTTTTTTTACGATATAATACAAAAATAGGCTTTTAATTTATTAAAAGAATAAAAATGAATGTAGGTTCTTTTTTCTAGTGATGACTATTTATTTTTTTAATAAAATAAATGTAAGTTTGTTTAATTGCAATGAGAAAGATTGTTTATAACCAAAACCAACTATAAATTAATCACTCAAAATTATGCCTAAATGTCCCTCATGTAAATCTAGTTTTAGGAAAAGACTCGCTCGTAATTTTATTTTAAAATTAATTCCTAAATCAAAACTTTATAGCTGTTATAGTTGTAAAACTAGGTTTATAAAGATTCCTTACTTTTTTAAAACAATCGTTGTAAAAAGAGTAAAATCAAAAAAAAGTGAACTAGTAACAAATTAAAAATATAAAGCCTCCAAATTTGGAGGCTTTATATTTTTAGATACATATATGTTTTGTTGTTTAGGTAGTTAACCTTCTGCTACAGTTAATGATATCTTTTTCATTTTGATGTTATTTAAGAAACATCCTTAATAATTATTTAATTAAATGCGGTTTAAAAGCCCCTGTTTCTTGACAACAAATTTGCTCCATAACTTGTAGTAATTCTCTTTTCATTAAAGAAATTGTATGATCTCCACCTTGTTTACCTAAAGCTCCTACGCCATACATAAAACTTCTTCCCATAAATGTAAATTCTGCTCCACTAGCCATTGCTCTAGCAATATCTGGACCTCCACGTAAACCAGAATCTACCATTATTTTTGTTTGGTTTCCAAACTTTTTAGCTAAGTTGGTCATAGGGACTATAGAAGATTGTCCTGCGTCTAATTGTCTACCTCCATGATTAGATACAATAATACCATCTACACCTAATTCTATAGCTCTCTGTGTATCTTCTTCACTAACCACTCCTTTAATAACTAATTTACCTTTCCATTGGTCACGAATTGAAGCAATTCTATCTTCATTTAATCTACCAGAAAAAGTTACATCCATAAATTCTCCTAGTTTTTTTAAACTAAGTCCTTTAGGCATATATTTTTCTAATGTTTTAAAACTAGGTTGTCCATGTATTAAAGTTTGCAAAGCCCAATCTGGCTTTCTCATTACCTCAATAATATTCTTAACACTCATGCTTGGTGGCATTGCTAAGCCGTTTCTAACATCACGTGGTCTATACCCAAAAGTAGGCACATCAGCTAAAATAACTAATACATCTGTACCTGCAGCTGCGGCTCTATCTAACAAATCTCGTTTTACAGATTCTTCTGCCGGATGATACAATTGAAACCATGATTTTCCTTCGGTAATTTCTGCTACACGTTCTATACTAGAAGTGGTAACTGTACTTAAAATAAAAGGAACATTATGTTTTTGTGCAGATTTTGCCAAAATTTCTGGAGAATTTGGCCA
Encoded here:
- a CDS encoding alpha-hydroxy acid oxidase — its product is MELTINPKYPSVDDLRKRAMVKMPKFAFEYLDGGCNEDINLDKNRTDLQKIELMPQYLSKFEKSEMKTELFGHTYDAPFGISPVGLQGLMWPNSPEILAKSAQKHNVPFILSTVTTSSIERVAEITEGKSWFQLYHPAEESVKRDLLDRAAAAGTDVLVILADVPTFGYRPRDVRNGLAMPPSMSVKNIIEVMRKPDWALQTLIHGQPSFKTLEKYMPKGLSLKKLGEFMDVTFSGRLNEDRIASIRDQWKGKLVIKGVVSEEDTQRAIELGVDGIIVSNHGGRQLDAGQSSIVPMTNLAKKFGNQTKIMVDSGLRGGPDIARAMASGAEFTFMGRSFMYGVGALGKQGGDHTISLMKRELLQVMEQICCQETGAFKPHLIK